The bacterium genome contains the following window.
CCGACGCGCGTGCCGCGCCACGCCGTCGACGAGAACGTCCCTATGTACTACCTGAGCCAGCTCATCGGGAAACCGGTGTACGACGCGTCCGGCGATGCGTTCGATCGGATCGCCGATCTCGTCATCTATCAGGCCCCGGCCAGGCTCCCGAAGATCACCGGCGTCCTGCTGGCGGGCGACCGCAGCCGCGTGGCGATCCTCCCGTGGGAGGCGGTGCAAGAGCTGTCCACCGCGGGCATCCGCCTGCGCGTCGAGCGCAGGGCGCTCGCCCCGCGGCCGCTCCAGCCGGACGAGGTGCTGCTGCGCGACGACATCTTCGACAGCCAGGTCGTGGACACCGACGATCTCAAGGTCGTGCGGGTAAACGACATCGAGCTGCTCCAGACCGGCAGCGAATTGCGGGTGGTCGGCGCGGACGTCGGCACGCGGTCCCTGCTGCGCCGCCTGGGCCTCGAGCCGCTCGTGGCCGGGGTGCTGGAGCGGCTGGGACGTCCCCTGCCGCAGGGCGTGATTCCCTGGAACCTCGTCGCCGCGCTCGGCGGTCCGATGACGCCGGTGAAGCTCAGCATCTCGCGGGAGAAGCTGAAGGACATCCATCCGGCCGACCTCGCCGACCTGCTCGAGGAGCTCGACCGCGACGAACGGATGGAGATGATCACGGCCCTCGGCGATGAGGCGGCCGCGGACGTGCTCGAGGAGGCGGAGCCCGACGTGCAGGCGGCGGTGATCCAGGAGCTGCCGAGCGAACACGCGGCCGACGTGCTCGAGGAGATGGCGCCGGAGGAGGCCGCGGACGTCCTCGGCGAGATCCCCGAGCACCGGGCCGACGAGCTGATCTCGCTCATGGAAGAGGATGCGGCCGAAGAGGTCAGCCGGCTGCTCGAGTATCCGCCGGACACCGCGGCCGGCAAGATGACGACGGAGTTCATCGCGCTGCCCGAGACGATGACGGTCGAACAGGTGCTGGCGCGCGTCCGCGAGACGAAGCCGGACGACGAAACGATCTACTACCTCTACGTGGTGGACGGGCAGGAGCGGCTTGTCGGGGTGCTCTCGATCCGGGCGCTCATCGTCACCCCGCCCGCCACGCCGATCGCGCAAGTCATGCGGACCGACCTGGTCTACGTGGGGCCGGACGCTACGGTCGACGACGTGGCCGGGGCGCTGGTCAAGTACGACCTCCTCGCCGTGCCGGTCGTCGATCCGGGCGGTCGCCTGCTCGGGATCGTCACGGTGGATCACGTGCTCGACAATATCGTGGACACCTACGGCACGCGGAAGCTCGGCGGGGGCGTCGACCTCTTGCGCCGGAGGGACGCGCGGGAGGCGCGCGGACCGGAGACGAGGGCGTGAATTTCTCGCTTCCCATCCTGAGGCGCGCGGGCCGGGCCGCGATGATGGCCCGGCTCGCGATGTTCTTCGCCATCATGGGTCCGGGCATCATTACCCAGAACGTCGACAACGACGCCGGAGGGATCACCACCTATACCCTCGCGGGCGCCAACTTCGGCTACGCGCTGTTGTGGACGATGATCCCCGTGACGATCGCCCTCTACGTGGTCCAGGAGATGGCGTCCCGCCTCGGTGCGGTCACCGGCAAAGGCCTCGCCGATCTGATCCGCGAGCGGTTCGGCGTCCGGACCACCGTGTGGGTGATGTTCGTCCTGCTGGCCGCCGACTTCGGCAACACGCTGGCGGAGTTCTCGGGGCTCGCGGCCGGCGGAGAGATCTTCGGCGTCTCGAAGTACGTGTTCGTCCCGATCGGCGCGGTCGCGGTGTGGCTGCTGGTCGTCCGGGGCACCTACCGCTCGGTCGAGCGGATTTTCCTCGGTGCGAGCGCGTTCTACCTGGCCTACGTCGTCTCCGGCCTGCTGGCGCGCCCGGACTGGGGGGTCGTTCTGCGCGCAACCGTCGTCCCGTCGTTCAGCTTCAAGGCGGACTACCTGCTCATGTTCGTCGGCGTCATCGGCACCACGATCGCGCCGTGGATGCAGTTCTACCTCCAGTCGACCGTCGTCGAGAAGGGCATCACCGTCAAGGACTACGGGTACACTAAAGCCGACGTTCTCATCGGCTCGCTCATGACCGACATCGTCGCCTGGTTCATCATCGTGGCGTGCGGCGCGACGATCTTCGCGCAACACGTGCACGTCGAGACGGCGAAAGACGCTGCGGTGGCGCTCGCGCCGCTGGCCGGCCGGTATGCCGCCGCGCTGTTCGCGCTCGGCCTGATCAACGCGTCGATCTTCTCCGCGTCGGTGCTGCCGCTTGCGACCTCGCACTACGTCTGCGAGGCACTCGGGTTCGAGGCCGGCGTCGACCGAACGCCGCGTCAGGCGCCGGTGT
Protein-coding sequences here:
- a CDS encoding CBS domain-containing protein, yielding MPRHAVDENVPMYYLSQLIGKPVYDASGDAFDRIADLVIYQAPARLPKITGVLLAGDRSRVAILPWEAVQELSTAGIRLRVERRALAPRPLQPDEVLLRDDIFDSQVVDTDDLKVVRVNDIELLQTGSELRVVGADVGTRSLLRRLGLEPLVAGVLERLGRPLPQGVIPWNLVAALGGPMTPVKLSISREKLKDIHPADLADLLEELDRDERMEMITALGDEAAADVLEEAEPDVQAAVIQELPSEHAADVLEEMAPEEAADVLGEIPEHRADELISLMEEDAAEEVSRLLEYPPDTAAGKMTTEFIALPETMTVEQVLARVRETKPDDETIYYLYVVDGQERLVGVLSIRALIVTPPATPIAQVMRTDLVYVGPDATVDDVAGALVKYDLLAVPVVDPGGRLLGIVTVDHVLDNIVDTYGTRKLGGGVDLLRRRDAREARGPETRA
- a CDS encoding Nramp family divalent metal transporter, encoding MNFSLPILRRAGRAAMMARLAMFFAIMGPGIITQNVDNDAGGITTYTLAGANFGYALLWTMIPVTIALYVVQEMASRLGAVTGKGLADLIRERFGVRTTVWVMFVLLAADFGNTLAEFSGLAAGGEIFGVSKYVFVPIGAVAVWLLVVRGTYRSVERIFLGASAFYLAYVVSGLLARPDWGVVLRATVVPSFSFKADYLLMFVGVIGTTIAPWMQFYLQSTVVEKGITVKDYGYTKADVLIGSLMTDIVAWFIIVACGATIFAQHVHVETAKDAAVALAPLAGRYAAALFALGLINASIFSASVLPLATSHYVCEALGFEAGVDRTPRQAPVFYGLYIALIVGACVIVLLPKAPLLHILFLSQVANGVLLPFILIFMLLLVNQKRLMGAHTNSVPFNVIAWVTTVAMIILTLALVATQIFPFGG